The genomic interval TGATCGGGAATTACGGTTCGAACCGCGAAGACCGCGAATCTCTGCGTCCCTGGATATCGGCGCTCATTGTGCGCGAACTCGCCTCCTTTCCCAGCAATTTCCGCAACGAACAGCCCTTTGCCGACTATCTCGGGGAGAACGGGATTCCGGTTCTTTCTGGAGTCGACACCCGCTCGCTCACCCGGCGGCTGCGCGACAAGGGAACGATGAACGGGCTGATCACCTATAAAAAACCGGGAGACATCTCCAGCCGCCTCGAAGAAATCCGCAAGCATACGGTCAGGCACAGCGTCATCCGCGTGAGCAGGAGACACCCTGAAACCTTCGGAACAGGGGCGAGGAAGATCAGTCTTCTGGATTTCGGCGCGAAGGAAAACATCATCCGATCCCTCGTTTCCCGGAATTGCACGGTTACCGTATGGCCCTGGGATACGCCGGCCTATGTGATACTCGACTCCGAGCCTGACGGCATTATGCTCTCCAACGGACCGGGAGACCCGAAGGAATGTTCGGGCATCCTCCGGCACATCCGGGAGCTCATGGATTCGGGAATTCCCC from Teretinema zuelzerae carries:
- a CDS encoding carbamoyl phosphate synthase small subunit, yielding MKGYLILEDGTVFEGTLQGDEKETLCEVVFTTGMTGYGETVTDPSFEGQAVVMTYPMIGNYGSNREDRESLRPWISALIVRELASFPSNFRNEQPFADYLGENGIPVLSGVDTRSLTRRLRDKGTMNGLITYKKPGDISSRLEEIRKHTVRHSVIRVSRRHPETFGTGARKISLLDFGAKENIIRSLVSRNCTVTVWPWDTPAYVILDSEPDGIMLSNGPGDPKECSGILRHIRELMDSGIPLFAICLGHQLLALASGFDTGRLKFGHRGCNHPVKDLETGRVYMSSQNHGYCVLPDTVDAKQAKISHVNVNDGSVEGLRFLDKPVSSVQFHPEASPGPRETAYLFDQFIAQADSCRETK